GGCAATCGCAATGCCAGCGTAGACCCGACACGCACGATCACGTTGTCCCAACCGTGCCCGACCAGCTGGATCGATTCTCCGCTCAGTTCGGGGCACTGCGCGAGCAGTGAGCGTACCAATGACTCATCGATCTGAAGCCTCTCCATCAGCGGGTTTGACTAGCTGTCCCTAGGGGAAGAAGCAAGATGAGAAGCTGGCGACGATCGCATCCTCAGCGTGGGGATATAGTCTATCCCCGAGCAGGGTCTCATTGTGCTGGATCATCAACAGTAGGGAGAAGTGGGCAGCCACCTTCTCCGTCGGCGGTTTGCGCGATCGTTGGTTCCATCGCGCTACGACGGTCCGGATGAACTCCTGATCACGTTGCTGATGCCGAGCCAGCAACTCCGGCGGCACCCGCCGTGCGAGTTGCATGAGTTCGTCTGTGTTCCCGACGATACGCATGATCGGCTCCTTTCGCAGGCATGCCAGCACCTCTCGCAGTAGGATCTCGAATTGCCGGCGCGTCGCCTTCTTGGTGCTGGGGGCAGCCCGCACCAGCGGAGCTCTAACCTCGTCCTGCACGCCTTCGAGGAGTTCGAAGAACAGTGCCTCCTTCGATGGGTAGAACTTGTAGAAGGAGCCTTTCGCAATACGCGCGGGCCGCGTGATCTCCTCGATACTGGTTTTTGCGACGCCGCGATTCTCGAAGAGCTCCTTGCCGGTGCTGCGCAGGGCCGCGCGTATCGCCTCTTCTTCGTGTGGGTGAAATGCTCGTGGCATCGAAGCTCCTTACTTTGACCAGAATCGCCAAATAGCCATATAGTTGGATGCTACGCAAGTGTTCTTCGCGCACCTGGTACTCAGAAGTACTAGCTGAGCTGCGATCTGTCGGAGACTCTGATGACCTCTGTGTTGTGGGCGGTGTTTGCAACGTTGGTGCTGGCCATGGTGCAAGTTGGCGTGCAAAGCGTTGTTACGCTAAGGCAAGCGGGCGGCGCCTGGGTGGCGGGCCCTCGTGACAGGCCCTTCCATGTGACCGGAGTCAGCGGGAGACTCGTGCGGGCGCATCGGAACTTACTGGAGATCATTCCGCAGTTCTTCGCGGCGGTGTTTCTGGTTCATCTCGCAGGAGAGCCCAGCCGGATAAGCGACTACGGCGCCTGGATTTTCGTCGTTTCGCGTGTGCTCTACGTTCCCGCCTACGCATGGGGGCCGATCGGTCTGCGTCCCTTGTGCTGGCAAGGTGGGCAGACAGGAATTCTGGTCGTATTGGCAGATCTGTTTGCGTAGGGAGGCCCTCGTGCGTTGCGCAAGGGCGTGCTACAACCATCTCGCAGCCACCGCGACCCAGATTGCTACTGCGTTCGCGCCGGAGCGGTTCTGGCATATCGATACCTATGAGGTGAAAAACGGCCACTGGGTGGCTGTTTGGTCGCACGCAACGGCTATTGCAGAGTAAAGGTAGCCTTCGGCCGTGCGCGATACGGCACCCTTGCCGGCGGCACTTGTGAGCGAATCGACGCTGCGGTGTGTGATCCTCCGTTCGGCTTGTCAGATCTATACCCCAGAGTGCGGCTGTGGCCTATTTCATCCAATAAGTCGCGGTCTGCGATGGGGTCCGATCACAATAGTGCACTCGCATTGGCCAGCAGCTCCATTGCAGTGGGCGTTCCTCAGAAGCGATAGTTGAAGAACACGCCACCGATTCCCTGGGTCTCGCTACCTCGTT
The sequence above is drawn from the Pseudomonadota bacterium genome and encodes:
- a CDS encoding TetR/AcrR family transcriptional regulator; protein product: MPRAFHPHEEEAIRAALRSTGKELFENRGVAKTSIEEITRPARIAKGSFYKFYPSKEALFFELLEGVQDEVRAPLVRAAPSTKKATRRQFEILLREVLACLRKEPIMRIVGNTDELMQLARRVPPELLARHQQRDQEFIRTVVARWNQRSRKPPTEKVAAHFSLLLMIQHNETLLGDRLYPHAEDAIVASFSSCFFP
- a CDS encoding MAPEG family protein, encoding MTSVLWAVFATLVLAMVQVGVQSVVTLRQAGGAWVAGPRDRPFHVTGVSGRLVRAHRNLLEIIPQFFAAVFLVHLAGEPSRISDYGAWIFVVSRVLYVPAYAWGPIGLRPLCWQGGQTGILVVLADLFA